The following coding sequences are from one Luteolibacter yonseiensis window:
- a CDS encoding pilus assembly PilX N-terminal domain-containing protein, with protein sequence MKTNPKKTQPSGFALVVTLSMMILLTVIAVGLLTLSSVSLRSSGHASAASIAKNNARLGMMLALGELQKTLGPDKAVSAPASAVADKPGQPHAVGVWNQGDPGNYWHWAPNDNSAPSYSSKSNNFRGWLVSTTKQNDAMAPAYPNTALPLGDDSVVLVGDAKNPSKDSQNIDTTVIVGKVKVGESSKSAGGYGWAVFDESTKASIDFGDKPDAAIDPRLEVAERSVPRRYRADMVANELSSLADPQQLISLNTAALGLNSTNHEPIDSRFHDFTTMNMGLLTNTATGGLKTDLSSVFDIQNLNSPTLPEAVVNASSFVYPENFKSADGNLRWSYFRDHYRKFTNVTGGSGEPAYSLNQTNKVYDLKVNSPTTINKIDPKGYSPSPDTERLLPVIAKMQIVFSIVSHRPHIFERISQWDGILGKNNYAVPHLVYDVVTTLYNPYDVTLNLNRARIRVWDPPVAFRFTNLGLGPGAYFRDPANNGGFATLGQMQIDNQYNANARRCFTLVLADGDRNNTGTRLQLRPGEVKVFSPRVQTGWTWGAETNPNGVIKPTFFDWQSGRNFGNIDGRTDNKFGVEAVPGWYSMAGLQIDHLATNNRYGPSKYPNNPNDGDGYVTMRLDHELKVEIKPFVTSSALANQFQVDFLAGYSEGTAITNGISDVSADTLRTYVFNFLGRDPTQDISENPTKNNGVITRTYRINDMLQEASDQTQTKKRAFAMLEMSGRTTRELLTDNKPWLYNNMVVEGGVQDSTVVGLSNQPYDLRLKEITSLDSPADGGIAVESKTNRGYFGADNRLSAGSTFVPMYHVPLAPAASLGDFIHSNLASGSKPPRVVHPFGNSRAHPLIPANRVAFGTGSQMLDHSYLLNDSLWDGYYFSSVANLATGSGLLQTDDARTTEQILTDLFANTKSPLNSRIIPISSQDAGERTSEILGLNTTERSKQLGKYLAIRGPFNVNSTSLDAWCAALMAMRDRTVTGVRVAVTGASTSISQVSYKNDDSTPFTRISKPLTSSKPADGMLWAGFKTLTDAQIKSLAESIIKQIKERGKVDGAPPFSVGEFVNRRPGSSVHQNAGLLQTAIDEVDATADINRTVLDRDSKTISSTARRMTGVQNAAVMNGLTAEGTPPTLTQGDLMTVLAPIITVRGDTFKIRSYGEATSGGTVTARAWCEAVVQRVPEFVDSTEVPETNIGDLKSAANITFGRRFNLVSFRWLSENEL encoded by the coding sequence ATGAAGACAAACCCGAAGAAAACCCAACCATCAGGATTCGCGCTGGTCGTGACGCTGAGCATGATGATTTTGCTGACGGTGATTGCTGTCGGCTTGTTGACGCTGTCCAGTGTCAGCCTTCGTTCTTCCGGACATGCGAGCGCCGCAAGCATTGCGAAAAACAACGCGCGCCTCGGGATGATGCTCGCCTTGGGTGAACTTCAGAAAACGCTGGGGCCGGATAAGGCTGTTTCCGCTCCCGCGTCCGCGGTTGCCGACAAGCCGGGCCAGCCTCATGCGGTGGGGGTATGGAACCAGGGCGATCCAGGCAACTATTGGCATTGGGCGCCGAACGACAACAGCGCGCCCAGCTATTCCAGCAAGTCGAATAATTTCCGTGGCTGGCTGGTTTCCACAACCAAGCAGAACGATGCCATGGCACCTGCTTATCCGAACACGGCCCTGCCGCTCGGCGATGACTCGGTGGTTCTGGTGGGAGATGCGAAAAACCCATCGAAAGACAGTCAGAACATCGACACCACTGTGATTGTCGGGAAGGTGAAAGTCGGCGAGTCATCCAAATCCGCAGGCGGTTATGGTTGGGCGGTCTTCGACGAGAGTACGAAGGCTTCCATTGATTTCGGCGACAAACCTGATGCGGCGATCGATCCCCGTCTGGAGGTTGCCGAGCGCTCGGTTCCCCGCCGTTACCGCGCCGACATGGTCGCGAACGAACTTTCTTCGCTCGCTGATCCCCAACAGCTCATTTCCCTCAATACCGCGGCTCTGGGTTTGAACTCGACCAACCACGAGCCCATTGATTCCAGGTTCCATGATTTCACGACCATGAACATGGGTCTTTTGACCAACACGGCCACTGGTGGTTTGAAAACCGATCTCAGCTCGGTATTTGACATCCAGAACCTCAACAGCCCGACCCTGCCTGAGGCCGTGGTGAATGCCAGTTCGTTCGTTTATCCCGAGAATTTCAAGTCAGCCGATGGAAACCTTCGCTGGTCGTATTTCCGGGATCATTACCGCAAGTTCACGAATGTGACAGGAGGAAGCGGCGAACCTGCCTACTCGCTCAATCAAACGAACAAGGTTTACGATCTGAAGGTCAACAGTCCCACCACGATCAACAAGATTGATCCGAAAGGCTACAGTCCTTCCCCTGATACGGAGCGGTTGCTGCCCGTCATTGCCAAGATGCAGATCGTGTTCTCCATCGTCAGCCATCGTCCCCATATCTTTGAACGCATCAGCCAATGGGATGGCATTCTCGGGAAAAACAACTATGCGGTGCCTCACTTGGTCTATGACGTGGTGACCACGCTTTACAATCCTTACGACGTGACGCTCAACCTGAACAGGGCGCGCATCAGGGTGTGGGATCCGCCGGTGGCCTTCCGGTTCACGAACCTGGGCCTGGGCCCCGGAGCCTATTTCAGGGATCCGGCGAACAACGGTGGGTTCGCTACGCTGGGCCAGATGCAGATCGACAATCAATACAATGCGAACGCACGGAGATGCTTCACCCTGGTCCTCGCGGATGGGGATCGTAACAACACCGGCACCAGGCTGCAACTGAGGCCGGGGGAAGTGAAGGTGTTCTCGCCGCGCGTCCAGACCGGTTGGACCTGGGGGGCCGAGACAAATCCCAATGGCGTTATCAAGCCCACATTCTTCGACTGGCAGTCCGGTCGTAACTTCGGCAATATCGACGGGAGAACCGACAACAAGTTCGGAGTGGAGGCTGTCCCGGGCTGGTACAGCATGGCCGGGCTTCAAATCGACCACCTTGCCACCAACAATCGTTATGGTCCTTCGAAGTACCCGAATAATCCGAACGACGGAGACGGATACGTGACGATGCGTCTCGACCACGAGCTCAAGGTGGAAATCAAGCCATTTGTCACTTCGTCAGCCTTGGCCAACCAGTTCCAAGTGGACTTTCTCGCGGGTTACAGCGAAGGAACGGCAATCACGAACGGAATCAGCGATGTCAGTGCGGACACGCTGCGCACCTATGTGTTCAATTTCTTGGGAAGAGATCCGACCCAGGATATCAGCGAAAACCCGACGAAAAACAACGGCGTGATCACCCGGACTTACCGGATCAATGACATGCTGCAGGAGGCGAGTGACCAGACGCAGACCAAGAAGCGCGCCTTCGCCATGCTGGAGATGTCGGGCCGCACCACACGTGAGCTCCTTACCGACAACAAGCCCTGGTTGTATAACAACATGGTCGTTGAAGGCGGCGTGCAGGACAGCACGGTGGTGGGTCTCAGTAACCAACCTTATGACCTCCGGTTGAAGGAAATCACCAGTTTGGACAGTCCTGCTGACGGAGGAATCGCTGTCGAGTCGAAAACCAACCGCGGTTACTTCGGTGCGGACAACCGCTTGAGCGCCGGTTCGACTTTCGTGCCCATGTATCATGTGCCACTGGCTCCTGCCGCCTCGCTGGGCGACTTCATTCACTCGAACCTCGCGAGCGGATCCAAGCCACCCCGCGTGGTCCATCCGTTCGGCAACTCGCGCGCCCATCCCCTGATCCCGGCAAACAGGGTCGCCTTTGGCACCGGATCGCAGATGCTCGACCACTCCTATCTCTTGAATGACTCTCTTTGGGATGGCTATTATTTCTCATCGGTAGCGAACCTTGCCACCGGTTCGGGACTTTTGCAGACGGATGATGCCAGGACCACCGAGCAGATCCTGACCGATCTTTTTGCCAATACCAAGTCGCCGTTGAACAGCCGGATAATCCCGATTTCGAGTCAGGATGCCGGTGAGCGCACGAGCGAGATCCTGGGACTCAATACGACGGAACGCTCGAAGCAATTGGGAAAATATCTGGCGATCCGTGGTCCGTTCAATGTCAACTCGACTTCCTTGGATGCCTGGTGCGCGGCCTTGATGGCCATGCGTGACAGGACGGTGACCGGCGTGAGGGTCGCGGTAACAGGTGCCAGCACGAGTATTTCGCAAGTCTCCTACAAAAATGACGATTCAACACCGTTCACCCGCATCAGCAAGCCGCTCACGAGCTCGAAGCCGGCCGATGGCATGCTCTGGGCGGGTTTCAAGACCCTGACCGACGCCCAGATCAAGAGTCTCGCGGAAAGCATCATCAAACAAATCAAGGAACGTGGCAAGGTCGATGGCGCGCCTCCGTTCTCGGTCGGTGAGTTTGTGAACCGCCGCCCCGGATCGTCAGTACATCAGAACGCGGGTTTGTTGCAGACCGCCATCGATGAAGTGGATGCTACCGCGGATATCAACAGGACAGTTCTGGATCGTGATTCGAAAACCATCTCCAGCACCGCAAGGCGCATGACCGGTGTGCAGAACGCCGCGGTCATGAACGGTCTCACGGCCGAGGGCACTCCTCCGACCCTGACCCAGGGTGATCTCATGACAGTGCTTGCTCCGATCATCACGGTGCGTGGGGACACCTTCAAAATCCGCAGCTATGGCGAGGCCACGAGCGGAGGAACTGTCACAGCACGTGCCTGGTGCGAGGCGGTTGTTCAGCGTGTTCCGGAGTTCGTTGATTCCACGGAGGTGCCGGAGACCAACATAGGCGATCTCAAGTCTGCGGCGAACATCACGTTCGGCCGTCGCTTCAACCTGGTGTCCTTCCGCTGGCTTTCAGAAAACGAGCTCTGA
- the guaB gene encoding IMP dehydrogenase: MAEISLGLSFDDVLLVPALSSVLPGEADLSTHVTAGIPLFLPVVSAAMDTVSEHDLAIALAREGGIGVIHRACPIDEQATMVSRVKRSENAVIQKPHTVRKEDTVDHVRAVMAKNGFSGFPVIDGEGRLEGMVTGRDVRYLDRTDARVADVMTPREKLITAPANTSLEEARRILYQNRIEKLPLIDAEGRLLGLITGSDIEKRITFTNAAKDDHGRLRCGAAVGVGPDCIDRGQVLIDAGADALFIDAATGHTRHVMEVIGKLRSLSNVPVVAGNVVTEQGARDLVSAGASAVKVGVGPGSICTTRVISGVGMPQFTAIRNVADVCREAGVKVIADGGIRYSGDIVKALAAGADLVMLGSLLAGTRESPGQTVQSQGRRFKTYRGMGSIGAMQKGAGDRYGQNSSGKLVAEGVEGRVPYKGPLSDVIFQLMGGLKSGMGYVGASTLTELRERANFVQVTAGGLRESHVHDIVMTEEPTNYQPLS, translated from the coding sequence ATGGCAGAGATTTCTCTCGGACTTTCATTTGATGACGTGCTTCTGGTGCCGGCTTTGAGCTCGGTGTTGCCTGGTGAAGCGGATCTTTCCACGCATGTTACGGCTGGTATCCCACTGTTCCTACCTGTCGTCTCCGCGGCGATGGATACCGTTTCCGAACATGATCTCGCGATCGCGCTCGCCCGTGAGGGGGGTATCGGTGTGATTCACCGCGCATGCCCTATCGACGAGCAGGCGACCATGGTTTCCCGCGTCAAGCGCTCGGAAAACGCCGTGATTCAAAAACCGCATACGGTCCGCAAGGAGGATACCGTGGATCACGTCCGTGCCGTGATGGCGAAAAACGGATTCTCCGGATTTCCTGTCATTGATGGCGAAGGCCGCCTCGAGGGCATGGTCACGGGACGCGATGTCCGCTACCTCGACCGGACCGACGCCCGTGTGGCCGACGTGATGACCCCTCGTGAAAAATTGATCACGGCGCCGGCCAACACCAGCCTCGAAGAAGCCCGGCGTATTTTGTATCAGAACCGGATCGAGAAACTCCCGTTGATCGATGCGGAAGGACGTCTGCTCGGACTCATCACCGGTTCCGATATCGAGAAGCGCATCACTTTCACCAACGCTGCGAAGGACGACCACGGAAGACTCCGTTGCGGAGCCGCCGTAGGTGTCGGTCCGGATTGCATCGACCGCGGACAGGTGCTCATCGACGCTGGTGCGGACGCACTCTTCATCGATGCCGCCACCGGTCATACGCGTCATGTCATGGAAGTCATCGGCAAGTTGCGTTCGCTTTCGAATGTTCCTGTCGTCGCCGGAAACGTCGTTACCGAACAAGGCGCGCGCGATCTCGTCTCCGCAGGAGCCAGTGCCGTGAAGGTTGGTGTGGGGCCGGGCTCCATCTGCACCACCCGCGTGATTTCCGGGGTCGGCATGCCCCAGTTCACCGCGATCCGGAATGTCGCCGATGTCTGCCGTGAGGCGGGTGTCAAGGTCATCGCCGACGGCGGCATCCGTTACTCGGGTGACATCGTCAAGGCACTGGCCGCCGGAGCCGATCTTGTCATGCTTGGCTCGCTTCTCGCCGGAACCCGGGAAAGCCCAGGCCAGACGGTGCAGTCCCAAGGGCGCCGCTTCAAGACCTATCGTGGCATGGGGTCCATCGGAGCCATGCAAAAAGGCGCGGGCGACCGGTATGGTCAGAACAGCTCAGGCAAACTCGTCGCGGAAGGTGTCGAAGGCCGCGTACCCTACAAAGGACCTCTTTCCGATGTGATCTTCCAGCTCATGGGCGGCCTGAAGTCCGGCATGGGTTATGTCGGAGCCTCCACCCTGACCGAACTCCGCGAACGCGCCAACTTCGTTCAAGTCACCGCAGGTGGTCTCCGGGAAAGCCACGTCCATGATATCGTCATGACGGAGGAGCCCACGAACTACCAACCGCTGAGCTGA